The Corynebacterium suranareeae genome window below encodes:
- the nagB gene encoding glucosamine-6-phosphate deaminase, giving the protein MDIIIRKDAQEVGKEAAKLIAPFANNGGTLGLATGSSPLSTYKELIRMYEAGEVSFKECKAFLLDEYVGLTRDDDNSYFKTIRKEFTDHIDIVDERVFSPDGANPDPHAAAAEYEALLAAESVAVQLLGIGGNGHIAFNEPTSSLTGLTKVQALHPKTVEDNARFFNTIDEVPTHALTQGLGTVSRAQNIVLVATGEGKAEAIRGTVEGPVTSSCPGSILQMHNNATIIVDEAAASKLENADYYRLMEQLKLR; this is encoded by the coding sequence ATGGACATTATCATCCGCAAAGATGCTCAAGAGGTTGGAAAGGAAGCAGCTAAGCTGATTGCTCCCTTTGCTAACAATGGTGGAACCTTAGGTCTTGCGACTGGTTCTTCTCCACTCAGCACCTACAAAGAACTCATCCGCATGTATGAAGCCGGTGAAGTGTCATTCAAAGAGTGCAAGGCATTTTTGCTCGATGAATATGTGGGACTTACTCGCGACGATGACAACAGCTATTTCAAGACCATTCGCAAAGAATTCACCGATCACATCGACATCGTTGATGAACGTGTCTTCAGCCCAGATGGTGCAAACCCAGATCCTCATGCAGCAGCCGCAGAATATGAAGCTTTGCTTGCGGCAGAATCCGTAGCTGTCCAGCTTCTGGGTATCGGCGGAAACGGACACATCGCTTTCAACGAACCAACATCATCTTTGACCGGACTAACCAAAGTGCAGGCACTGCACCCAAAGACTGTGGAAGATAATGCTCGTTTCTTCAACACCATCGATGAGGTTCCAACTCATGCGCTGACGCAAGGTTTGGGTACGGTTTCACGTGCGCAAAACATCGTGCTGGTGGCAACCGGTGAAGGAAAAGCGGAAGCGATTCGTGGCACCGTTGAAGGTCCAGTAACCTCTTCCTGCCCAGGTTCTATCCTGCAGATGCACAATAACGCGACCATCATTGTTGATGAAGCAGCAGCTTCCAAGCTGGAAAATGCCGATTATTACCGACTCATGGAGCAATTAAAGCTGCGCTAG
- a CDS encoding amidohydrolase family protein — translation MAKSVNTQEIAGQERGSIDGRIVTAHGVIDGSITIENGVITELRGTPVSPNAGFHKELPTIVPGFIDLHNHGGNGGAFPTGSLEQARTAAQYHRRNGTTVMLASMVSAPPENLAEQVKRLVPLCEEGLLFGFHLEGPFINACRCGAQNPDFIFPGNPNDLEQIIQAGHGWIKSITLAPETENLTDILDLCARHNLIASFGHTDADFDTTISAIELANHKNVTVTATHLFNAMPPLHHRSPGAVGALLAAARAGNAYLELIADNVHLSDDTVDLVLSERAFFITDAMEAAGMPDGEYILGVLGVTVAGGVARLSDGGAIAGGTSTLASQFAHHVRRGMTLIDASLHTSTVAADVLGISGHAIDASNPTNFVVFDSTGQLQQVYVGNQVI, via the coding sequence ATGGCAAAATCGGTGAATACCCAAGAAATCGCAGGTCAAGAACGTGGGAGTATTGATGGCAGAATTGTCACCGCACATGGTGTGATTGATGGGTCTATTACTATAGAAAACGGTGTCATCACCGAACTTCGTGGCACACCAGTGTCTCCAAATGCCGGATTCCATAAAGAGCTTCCCACCATTGTTCCTGGATTTATTGACCTGCATAATCACGGCGGAAATGGTGGTGCATTTCCTACTGGTTCGCTCGAACAAGCTCGCACGGCAGCGCAGTATCACCGCAGAAACGGCACCACAGTGATGCTGGCAAGTATGGTTTCCGCACCACCTGAAAATCTTGCCGAGCAGGTGAAAAGACTCGTGCCGTTGTGTGAAGAGGGATTACTTTTCGGTTTCCACTTAGAGGGACCTTTTATCAATGCCTGCCGTTGTGGAGCGCAAAACCCTGATTTTATTTTTCCCGGCAACCCGAACGATCTTGAACAGATTATTCAGGCTGGTCATGGGTGGATTAAATCCATTACGCTAGCGCCAGAAACTGAAAACCTTACAGACATTTTAGATCTTTGCGCTAGACACAACCTCATTGCTTCCTTCGGTCACACTGACGCAGATTTTGACACCACCATTAGTGCCATTGAGCTGGCAAATCACAAGAATGTCACAGTCACGGCAACGCACCTTTTTAATGCCATGCCTCCACTGCACCACAGATCACCCGGCGCGGTTGGAGCCCTGCTTGCCGCAGCGCGCGCCGGGAACGCGTACCTGGAATTGATTGCAGATAACGTTCATTTGTCCGACGACACCGTTGATCTAGTGCTTAGCGAACGCGCTTTTTTCATCACCGACGCTATGGAGGCTGCCGGAATGCCCGACGGGGAGTACATCCTCGGCGTTTTGGGGGTTACGGTTGCCGGTGGCGTTGCGCGCTTAAGCGATGGCGGTGCCATCGCAGGGGGTACCAGCACACTAGCTAGTCAGTTTGCTCACCACGTGCGCCGGGGTATGACGCTTATCGACGCCTCCCTCCACACCTCCACTGTCGCCGCCGACGTTCTCGGGATTAGTGGCCACGCAATTGATGCATCCAACCCTACAAATTTTGTGGTCTTTGACTCAACAGGGCAGTTACAGCAGGTCTACGTGGGTAATCAAGTAATTTAA
- a CDS encoding dihydrodipicolinate synthase family protein: protein MASATFTGVIPPVMTPLHPDGNVDEKSLRQLVDHLIDGGVDGLFALGSSGETAFLTREQRKFALTTIIDHTAGRVPVTAGVIETTTARVIELVDDAIEAGAQGLVATAPFYTRTHDMEIEEHFRKIHAAAPELPLFAYNIPVSVHSNLNPVMLLKLAKEGVLAGTKDSSGNDGAIRALIEARDDAGLTKEFRILTGSETTVDFAYLAGADGVVPGLGNVDPAAYVTLAKLCLDGQWAEAAALQKRINHLFHIVFVGDPSRMSGSSSGLGGFKTALTHLGIIDSSTMAPPHQSLNDEEVARIHAIVDEFLYTP, encoded by the coding sequence ATGGCTTCCGCAACTTTCACCGGCGTTATTCCACCTGTTATGACCCCACTACATCCCGATGGCAATGTTGATGAGAAAAGCTTGCGCCAGCTTGTTGACCACCTCATAGACGGTGGAGTCGACGGACTGTTCGCACTGGGCTCTTCCGGCGAGACAGCATTTCTTACTCGTGAGCAGCGCAAATTCGCATTGACCACCATCATTGACCACACTGCAGGACGCGTTCCCGTTACCGCTGGCGTTATTGAAACAACCACAGCACGCGTCATTGAATTGGTGGACGATGCTATAGAAGCTGGTGCTCAAGGACTGGTTGCCACAGCTCCGTTTTACACCCGCACCCATGACATGGAAATCGAAGAGCACTTCCGCAAAATCCATGCGGCCGCCCCCGAGCTACCATTGTTTGCCTACAACATTCCAGTATCGGTGCACTCCAATCTCAATCCTGTAATGCTTCTAAAGCTAGCTAAAGAAGGAGTGCTTGCAGGAACCAAGGATTCCAGTGGCAATGATGGCGCAATCCGTGCACTCATCGAAGCCCGCGACGATGCTGGACTAACTAAAGAATTCAGGATTCTTACCGGCAGTGAAACCACAGTAGATTTCGCTTATCTTGCTGGTGCAGATGGAGTTGTACCAGGTTTAGGCAACGTTGATCCAGCCGCTTATGTCACCTTGGCCAAACTCTGCCTTGATGGACAATGGGCAGAAGCTGCAGCGTTGCAAAAGCGCATCAACCACCTCTTCCACATTGTGTTTGTTGGCGATCCCTCCCGCATGTCTGGATCTAGTTCAGGTTTAGGCGGCTTCAAAACAGCGCTCACGCACCTTGGCATTATTGATTCCAGTACCATGGCACCACCTCATCAAAGCCTCAATGATGAGGAAGTAGCCCGAATTCACGCCATTGTTGATGAGTTTTTATACACCCCTTAA
- a CDS encoding ROK family protein, which produces MTTPSCTLALDIGATKIAYALVPDDSPTEALSPGRLGTKDGKSPMEQIRLALSHGINAAKERGLNIARIGMGAPGVILGPEGIIVYNGETLTEWAGSDLRGLANKMLAVPFAAHNDVRVWAYGEHHLGAGKNLQGRVLYVSLGTGIGGAIVEDGRMMGGPTGSAGEFAEIVCADHAGRAVRCENVASGTGLTKYYNDAAVTQLDLPAIMERFHDGDGLAQQIINGNLRGFGQALGALVTVLDLSAVVIGGGVAGIGQPVTDPITQGIFETILTPNNGVQVLSTSLGAQAAVIAAAQYARDTAC; this is translated from the coding sequence ATGACCACCCCCTCTTGCACCCTCGCATTAGACATTGGTGCGACAAAGATTGCTTATGCCCTAGTCCCAGATGACTCCCCCACAGAGGCCCTATCGCCTGGGCGTCTGGGAACTAAAGATGGCAAAAGCCCCATGGAGCAAATCCGACTCGCGTTATCACACGGCATTAACGCCGCCAAGGAACGCGGGCTGAACATCGCTCGAATTGGCATGGGTGCACCAGGGGTTATCTTGGGACCAGAGGGAATCATCGTCTATAATGGCGAGACGCTTACCGAATGGGCAGGCTCTGACCTGCGCGGACTAGCAAATAAAATGCTTGCTGTACCATTTGCGGCACACAATGATGTACGCGTGTGGGCATACGGGGAACATCACCTTGGAGCTGGAAAAAACCTTCAAGGTCGCGTTCTTTATGTCTCGCTTGGTACGGGTATCGGCGGAGCCATTGTTGAAGATGGTCGTATGATGGGCGGACCCACCGGAAGTGCCGGGGAATTCGCAGAAATTGTGTGTGCTGACCATGCGGGCCGTGCTGTGCGATGTGAAAACGTTGCCAGTGGCACCGGGCTAACCAAGTACTACAACGACGCTGCAGTAACACAGTTGGATCTGCCTGCAATCATGGAAAGATTCCACGACGGCGACGGGCTAGCACAGCAAATAATCAACGGAAATCTTCGAGGCTTTGGCCAAGCTTTAGGCGCGTTAGTCACCGTATTAGATCTCTCAGCAGTGGTGATCGGAGGCGGAGTCGCTGGCATTGGACAACCTGTTACAGACCCCATTACCCAAGGAATATTTGAAACAATCCTCACTCCGAACAATGGAGTACAGGTTCTGAGCACCTCGCTTGGCGCCCAGGCTGCTGTTATAGCGGCAGCCCAATACGCACGCGATACTGCTTGTTAA
- a CDS encoding N-acetylmannosamine-6-phosphate 2-epimerase, with translation MDLNTQRTELYNKLQGQLIVSVQAPDGHAMRDTHTLTHVAAACVDGGAPAIRCGGYGGLEDIRSISNRVNVPVFGLTKEGTEGVYITPTRDSVRAVAESGAAVVCADATFRPRPDGSTFAELVTVAHDSGILIMADCATPEEVLSAHEAGADFVSTTLAGYTEHREKTAGPDFDCLREARALVPDAFLIGEGRFSTPADVAHGRLIGANAIIVGTAITDPGFITGQFASLLR, from the coding sequence ATGGATCTAAATACTCAACGCACCGAGCTGTACAACAAACTGCAAGGCCAATTGATCGTGTCTGTGCAAGCCCCAGACGGCCACGCCATGCGCGATACCCACACGCTCACACACGTTGCTGCCGCCTGTGTTGATGGCGGTGCACCAGCTATTCGTTGTGGTGGTTACGGCGGATTAGAAGATATCCGTTCCATCTCAAACCGCGTGAATGTACCAGTTTTTGGGCTCACTAAAGAAGGCACCGAAGGCGTTTATATCACTCCCACCAGGGATTCTGTCCGCGCTGTTGCCGAGTCCGGTGCAGCGGTAGTGTGCGCAGATGCCACCTTCCGACCTCGTCCTGATGGATCCACCTTCGCAGAACTTGTCACCGTTGCCCATGATTCCGGGATTTTAATCATGGCCGACTGTGCAACTCCCGAAGAGGTTTTAAGTGCCCATGAAGCCGGCGCGGATTTTGTCTCCACCACCCTTGCTGGCTATACCGAACATCGAGAGAAAACCGCCGGACCGGATTTTGATTGCCTCCGAGAAGCACGCGCTTTAGTTCCCGATGCTTTCCTCATCGGTGAAGGCCGCTTCTCTACCCCTGCGGATGTAGCTCACGGTCGCCTCATCGGGGCAAATGCCATCATCGTGGGAACTGCGATTACAGATCCAGGATTTATCACTGGTCAATTCGCATCCCTTTTGCGTTAG
- a CDS encoding sialidase family protein, producing MHTSLIARGLYRIPALVWDQGLITLFDARLSVDDLPAPIDLVSSTSPDGFHWATPKPAIVETKHRGVGDACLVTGDLCFHGLSNLAGFFEDPTDLEPRLARREEHGWASKSIASLFADVDAAFASSGTGLVLADGRWIQSFVVRRGRQISLRIVRSDGHVTDIDGGNESAMTQLPNGRIVLHSRGVGNRLSSVSDDFGETFSPLEVIPELVDPGCNGHVFYWKAARMLAATHLADPHLRRHLVVDLSTDFGATWTHRITIEREEAAYSTAVEMPNGDVAVVWEAEGTRAIKCTVISVNDIEPRVDKPIADAVSLRHVVINDDHDGIEVALPDPSQWGEGVFKIVSNPDARTQKIRTRGKPARQSLEIGDELVFDIRARDEVRYGVTVAYDGRSIDAIKQEFVGF from the coding sequence ATGCACACTAGCCTCATTGCGCGCGGGTTGTACCGCATTCCAGCGCTGGTCTGGGATCAGGGTTTAATAACGCTTTTCGACGCCCGCCTCAGTGTCGATGATCTTCCCGCCCCCATAGACTTAGTGTCGTCAACTTCTCCAGATGGATTTCACTGGGCAACACCAAAACCTGCGATTGTAGAAACTAAGCACCGAGGTGTTGGCGACGCCTGCCTTGTCACCGGTGATTTATGCTTCCACGGATTGTCCAATCTGGCAGGATTTTTTGAAGACCCCACCGACCTTGAGCCCCGGCTGGCGCGCCGGGAAGAACATGGGTGGGCGTCGAAAAGCATTGCGTCCTTATTCGCTGATGTGGATGCGGCGTTTGCCTCGTCGGGGACCGGGCTTGTGCTGGCGGATGGGCGGTGGATTCAAAGCTTTGTGGTGCGGCGCGGGCGTCAGATTTCCTTAAGAATTGTGCGCAGCGATGGCCATGTGACCGACATTGATGGTGGCAATGAATCCGCGATGACGCAGCTGCCTAATGGTCGGATTGTGCTGCATTCTAGGGGAGTGGGTAACCGTTTAAGCAGCGTTTCTGATGATTTCGGTGAGACTTTTAGTCCCTTGGAAGTAATACCCGAACTTGTTGATCCCGGCTGCAACGGACACGTGTTTTATTGGAAAGCCGCACGCATGCTGGCGGCAACTCACTTGGCGGATCCGCATTTAAGGCGCCATTTGGTCGTTGATCTTTCTACTGATTTTGGGGCGACGTGGACTCATCGAATCACCATCGAACGCGAAGAAGCTGCCTATTCAACCGCTGTGGAAATGCCCAATGGTGACGTGGCAGTGGTGTGGGAAGCTGAAGGAACGCGGGCAATTAAATGTACTGTGATCAGCGTAAACGATATTGAACCTCGCGTAGATAAGCCGATTGCGGATGCCGTTTCGCTGCGTCATGTTGTTATCAACGACGATCATGATGGCATTGAAGTTGCTTTACCTGATCCGTCTCAATGGGGTGAGGGCGTCTTTAAGATTGTGTCCAACCCGGATGCACGCACTCAAAAAATTCGCACCCGAGGAAAACCTGCCCGGCAATCCTTGGAAATAGGTGATGAGCTGGTCTTTGATATTCGTGCTCGTGATGAAGTTCGTTATGGAGTCACTGTTGCCTACGATGGTCGTTCGATTGATGCCATAAAGCAGGAATTTGTTGGTTTTTAA
- a CDS encoding FadR/GntR family transcriptional regulator codes for MESSRQPAQSRPRSRSRSTTQDAVRDIKQYIRDNRLRTGDLLPSEAFLCEELGCSRSAIREAIRALVTLDIVEVRHGYGTFVSKMSLEPLINGMVFRTILDNDTSVENLFYVVDTREILDLSLGEELIEVFTDDDRELLLDLVDKMREHNDQGESFVVEDQKFHRALLARTKNPLIRELNDAFWQIQTEAQPILNLAMPSDIDETIKAHADIVEALSNGNIEGYREAVLSHYAPFRRMISAMLDAH; via the coding sequence ATGGAAAGCTCTAGACAGCCAGCGCAGTCACGGCCTAGGTCCAGGTCTCGTTCAACCACCCAAGATGCAGTGCGTGATATCAAGCAATACATTCGGGATAACCGGCTGCGCACTGGTGATCTTCTCCCCTCTGAAGCATTTTTATGTGAGGAATTAGGTTGTTCTCGTTCCGCAATCCGGGAGGCTATCCGCGCTCTGGTCACCTTAGATATTGTTGAAGTTCGCCATGGCTATGGCACTTTTGTATCGAAGATGTCTTTAGAACCACTGATCAATGGCATGGTTTTCCGCACCATTTTGGATAATGACACCTCGGTGGAAAACCTGTTTTATGTAGTAGATACGCGCGAGATTTTGGATCTTTCCCTCGGTGAAGAATTAATTGAAGTATTTACCGACGATGACCGCGAGCTGTTGCTAGATTTGGTCGATAAAATGCGTGAGCACAATGACCAAGGTGAGTCCTTTGTGGTGGAGGATCAAAAATTCCACCGAGCACTTCTAGCTCGGACTAAAAACCCATTGATTCGTGAGCTCAATGATGCTTTTTGGCAAATTCAAACAGAAGCACAGCCCATCTTAAACTTGGCTATGCCATCCGATATTGATGAAACTATCAAGGCACACGCCGATATCGTTGAGGCACTCAGCAACGGCAATATCGAGGGCTACCGCGAAGCGGTTCTTTCCCACTACGCGCCTTTTCGCCGCATGATTTCGGCCATGCTCGATGCACACTAG
- a CDS encoding ABC transporter substrate-binding protein, giving the protein MSTSITRRNFLRATGILGAAAGIGATLAACAPDSSSNSGSTSADAGSGTANEEGTITAAISYELGTNGYDPMTTTSALTVAANWHTMEGLTEIDPATSEVYAALASELPSSDASSVDIKLRDGATFHNGDAVTADDVVFSFERVLDPANNSLYASFIPFIKSVTKKDDTTVTFDLDYATGILNERLAVVKIVPKAAVEADASGFDTNPIGSGPYKMTDNGGASKIVKFERNDDYTGPRPARAAKMEWQIIPDASTRTNSLQSGSTMAIDSVPYLSISQLEASSTVESVQGFGLLFAMFNCSENNPFNDVRNRQAFLYALDMDKIVTTGMSGQATPATSFVQKEHPNYNEASTVYSLDADKAKSLFAETGLSSINLLCTDHDWVKNCTPLIQESLTALGINVDFTERKSADVYNTIDGNPNAFDVVVAPGDPSVFGNDPDLLMRWWYAGDVWTDTRMHWKGSESYDQVQNLLEEGIRSTDKAEQQDIWNRTFDAISENVPLYPLFHRKVPTAWNPNSLVDFKPISLTGLSFSGVATTE; this is encoded by the coding sequence ATGAGCACATCAATAACGCGCCGCAATTTCCTCCGAGCAACCGGCATTCTCGGAGCCGCAGCTGGCATCGGCGCAACACTTGCAGCTTGTGCCCCCGACTCCAGCAGCAATAGTGGCTCCACCTCCGCTGACGCAGGAAGCGGAACAGCAAACGAAGAAGGCACCATCACCGCAGCCATCTCCTACGAACTAGGAACCAACGGCTACGACCCTATGACCACCACCTCCGCGCTCACCGTCGCCGCAAACTGGCACACCATGGAAGGCCTAACAGAAATTGACCCCGCCACCAGCGAGGTCTACGCAGCACTAGCCAGCGAGCTGCCTTCATCCGATGCATCTTCCGTAGACATCAAGCTTCGCGACGGCGCCACCTTCCACAACGGCGACGCAGTCACCGCAGACGACGTGGTCTTCTCCTTCGAACGCGTCTTGGATCCTGCCAACAACTCCCTCTACGCCTCATTCATCCCATTCATCAAATCAGTGACCAAGAAGGATGACACCACCGTCACCTTTGACCTCGACTACGCAACCGGAATCCTCAACGAACGCCTTGCCGTGGTCAAGATCGTGCCCAAGGCAGCCGTAGAAGCCGATGCTTCCGGATTTGATACCAACCCAATTGGTTCCGGCCCATACAAAATGACCGACAATGGTGGCGCATCCAAGATCGTTAAATTTGAACGCAACGATGACTACACCGGACCACGCCCAGCACGCGCAGCAAAAATGGAATGGCAAATCATCCCTGATGCCTCCACCCGCACCAACTCCCTGCAGTCCGGCAGCACCATGGCGATCGACTCCGTTCCATACCTGTCGATCTCACAACTTGAAGCCTCCAGCACCGTAGAATCCGTCCAAGGTTTCGGACTTCTATTCGCCATGTTCAACTGCTCCGAGAACAACCCGTTCAACGATGTACGCAACCGTCAAGCATTCCTCTACGCACTAGACATGGACAAAATTGTCACCACGGGAATGTCAGGTCAAGCAACCCCAGCGACCTCCTTCGTGCAAAAAGAACACCCCAACTACAACGAAGCATCCACGGTATATTCCCTCGACGCAGACAAAGCCAAGTCACTCTTTGCTGAAACCGGCCTGTCAAGCATCAACCTGCTCTGCACCGATCACGACTGGGTGAAAAACTGCACCCCATTGATCCAAGAATCCCTCACCGCACTTGGCATCAACGTGGACTTCACTGAACGTAAATCCGCCGATGTCTACAACACCATCGACGGCAACCCCAACGCCTTTGACGTTGTTGTCGCACCAGGCGACCCATCCGTATTCGGCAACGACCCCGACCTCCTCATGCGCTGGTGGTACGCAGGAGACGTATGGACCGATACCCGCATGCACTGGAAAGGCAGCGAATCCTACGACCAGGTACAAAACCTCCTCGAGGAAGGTATCCGCTCCACCGACAAGGCAGAACAACAAGACATTTGGAACCGCACCTTCGATGCGATTTCTGAAAACGTCCCCCTCTACCCACTGTTCCACCGCAAAGTTCCAACCGCGTGGAACCCCAACTCACTGGTTGATTTCAAGCCAATTTCACTCACTGGCTTGAGCTTCTCCGGTGTAGCAACCACAGAATAA
- a CDS encoding ABC transporter permease: MSNLLRLIGRRLIALPIMIIGVTLLVFIVMSFSPADPARLALGESASPAALEAYREANGLNDPMMVRYVDFIIGMLHGDLGTSSGGVAVTDMVARAFPITLQLTFWGLIIAVVLALVLGVIAALYRDRWPDQIIRVLSIAALATPSFWLAILLIQWLGTIPGAWGFFPALVTRWVPFSEDPATYFNNIALPAIALAVPVAGSLARVVRTSMVEELDKDYVRTAIGAGIPKTEVVARNVLRNALITPITVIGLRVGYLMGGAVIIEIIFNIQAMGQLILDGVTRNDVYLVQGVTLTVAIAFIIVNIAVDLLYVLVNPRIRSI, encoded by the coding sequence ATGTCCAACCTTTTGAGACTAATCGGCCGACGGCTCATCGCTTTACCGATCATGATTATTGGCGTCACCCTGCTGGTTTTCATCGTCATGTCTTTTTCTCCCGCCGACCCAGCCCGCCTAGCACTAGGAGAGTCCGCATCACCTGCAGCGCTGGAAGCCTACCGGGAAGCAAATGGACTCAATGATCCCATGATGGTGCGCTATGTCGATTTCATCATCGGCATGCTGCACGGTGATTTAGGAACATCCAGTGGTGGAGTTGCTGTCACAGACATGGTTGCGCGAGCTTTCCCAATTACTCTGCAATTGACCTTCTGGGGCTTAATCATCGCAGTCGTTTTGGCCCTGGTCCTGGGTGTGATCGCAGCGTTGTACCGCGATCGCTGGCCTGATCAAATCATCCGTGTTCTATCCATCGCGGCACTAGCAACCCCGTCTTTCTGGCTAGCTATCCTGTTGATCCAGTGGCTGGGCACTATCCCTGGAGCGTGGGGTTTCTTCCCTGCACTGGTTACTCGGTGGGTCCCATTCAGCGAAGATCCCGCCACCTATTTCAACAACATTGCTCTTCCAGCCATCGCACTAGCTGTACCAGTGGCTGGTTCCCTAGCCCGAGTTGTTCGCACATCAATGGTGGAGGAACTAGATAAAGATTATGTCCGCACAGCAATTGGTGCAGGTATTCCCAAGACTGAAGTTGTTGCCCGCAATGTTCTCCGCAATGCGCTCATCACTCCGATCACCGTGATTGGTCTTCGCGTTGGTTACCTCATGGGTGGTGCTGTGATCATCGAGATCATCTTCAACATCCAGGCAATGGGCCAGCTGATTCTAGATGGTGTGACCCGCAATGATGTGTACCTCGTCCAAGGCGTCACCCTGACTGTCGCTATCGCCTTTATCATCGTCAATATCGCCGTGGACTTGCTCTACGTCCTGGTCAATCCGCGTATTAGGAGCATCTAG